In a single window of the Lynx canadensis isolate LIC74 chromosome E2, mLynCan4.pri.v2, whole genome shotgun sequence genome:
- the LOC115503508 gene encoding uncharacterized protein LOC115503508, which yields MSCVVPGLGLLDANSTQSPRPQTNNQKCPPGTKSLPGGNPGCQSLHQGPYGSSRPELLGPMGLFVTWGSWENASYDFQGLGGARDSAFRDLWETQMLLVFGSLSEFSSLEPSTRLPAHPHVPRRQLEESKERLCFHSSPKSFALQGFFARCYPSPVARRSRPTSSTLPAFRSRLRMFLSLLLLLLHQYLHRPHPGPGPSSLSRGPSSRLAASLVHPTPPSYPHYLPCLSTSLLPAPGPPHFQRPPATQGKQEPWARIRRAPDFRRGGWATCRWRRAGTRRERLLHPRSFPPGRGGRLTAGAPDTRWKGGVPAGRPVLSPPPRSVLRHLGLLRPLASGGAWRVRLPGQGFPWASQLHSSSLHSSGSRRNTSPLSGS from the coding sequence ATGTCCTGCGTTGTCCCTGGCCTCGGCCTGCTAGATGCCAATAGTACccagtccccccgcccccagactaacaaccaaaaatgtccacCAGGGACAAAATCACTCCCTGGGGGAAACCCAGGCTGCCAGTCTCTGCATCAGGGCCCTTACGGCAGCTCTCGTCCAGAACTTCTAGGACCGATGGGCCTGTTCGTCACCTGGGGGTCTTGGGAAAATGCGAGTTACGATTTCCAAGGTCTGGGCGGGGCCCGAGACTCTGCTTTCCGGGACCTCTGGGAAACCCAGATGCTGCTGGTTTTTGGAAGCCTCTCTGAGTTCAGCAGCCTAGAACCATCCACCCGGCTGCCCGCTCACCCACATGTCCCCAGGAGGCAGTTGGAGGAGTCCAAGGAGAGACTTTGTTTCCACTCCTCTCCTAAGTCATTCGCTTTGCAGGGTTTCTTTGCCCGGTGTTACCCCAGCCCAGTGGCCCGTCGCTCACGCCCCACATCCAGCACGTTGCCTGCCTTCAGAAGCCGCTTGAGAATGTTCCtgagtctcctcctcctcctcctccatcagtATCTCCACCGCCCTCACCCTGGGCCGGGCCCCTCATCCCTGTCCAGGGGACCCAGCAGCCGCCTCGCTGCCTCCCTGGTCCATCCTACACCACCTTCCTACCCTCACTACCTGCCCTGCCTCTCCACATCCCTGCTGCCCGCTCCTGGCCCTCCTCACTTCCAGAGGCCTCCGGCCACACAGGGAAAGCAGGAGCCGTGGGCGAGGATCAGGAGGGCCCCAGACTTCAGGCGTGGCGGGTGGGCCACCTGCAGGTGGAGACGTGCGGGTACGAGGCGCGAACGCCTGCTCCATCCCCGATCCTTCCCACCCGGGAGAGGGGGGCGGCTCACAGCAGGTGCGCCCGATACCAGATGGAAGGGGGGGGTCCCTGCCGGCCGTCCCGTCCTCAGTCCTCCTCCTCGCTCTGTCCTGCGTCACCTGGGGCTCCTCCGCCCACTGGCTTCTGGGGGAGCCTGGAGAGTGAGGCTGCCCGGCCAGGGGTTCCCCTGGGCGTCCCAGCTTCACAGTAGTTCCCTCCACAGCTCTGGCTCTCGGAGGAACACCTCTCCCCTCTCCGGGTCTTAG